A segment of the Rhizobium sp. ZPR4 genome:
AAGCCAAAATAACGGCGCGATATAGAAATCCCCGGCCCTTCCCGCCAAGGCTTTCGGGCGCTTCAGTTGCAATTGCCCGCGCGATCTTTTAACTCCAGAAGACGCACTCTTTTCTATGCAAAGGCCGATTCCTCGTGAAATCTCCCCTTGTCGTATTCGATCTCGATGGCACGCTGCTGGACACGCATGCGGACCTGATCGTCAGCCTGAACCATACGATCGCCGCCCTCAAGCTTCCGCCCATCAGCTACGACGACGTGACGCATCTCGTCGGCAACGGCGCGCAGGTGATGATCGAGCGAGCCTGCAAGCTGCACGGCTATACGCTGACATCGGAAGAATTGCCGGCTCTCCTCCAGCGCTTCATAACCCATTATTCCGAGACGATGCCGGGCGCCACGCAGCCATACCCGGGGCTCCTGGCGGCCCTTAATACGCTGAGAAGCCAGGGCTACAAGCTCGCTGTCTGCACCAACAAGATGGAATCGCTGGCACGCACCCTGCTCGACCGACTGGAGCTGACCCATTACTTCGAGGCCATTACCGGTGGCGACACCTTCACCGTGCGCAAGCCGAATGCCGAGCATCTGATCGGCACGGTTGAACGCGCCGGCGGCGACATCGCCCGCACCATCATGATCGGCGACAGCATCAACGACATCCTCGTCGCCCGCAACGCCGGCGTGCCTTCGGTGGCGGTTCCATTCGGCTATTCCGATGTCGGTGTGGAAACGCTCGGCCCGAACCGCATCATCTATCACTATGACGAG
Coding sequences within it:
- a CDS encoding HAD-IA family hydrolase, encoding MKSPLVVFDLDGTLLDTHADLIVSLNHTIAALKLPPISYDDVTHLVGNGAQVMIERACKLHGYTLTSEELPALLQRFITHYSETMPGATQPYPGLLAALNTLRSQGYKLAVCTNKMESLARTLLDRLELTHYFEAITGGDTFTVRKPNAEHLIGTVERAGGDIARTIMIGDSINDILVARNAGVPSVAVPFGYSDVGVETLGPNRIIYHYDELTPELVEGLLAA